The Pseudomonas allokribbensis genome has a window encoding:
- a CDS encoding ABC transporter permease: MAHPAQRRWYPIVFAIAALVLLPLSVLLLSWQTIDQQIWSHLWETQMPRLLGNTLTLVLGVGIGVTLLGVSLAWLTSLCEFPGRRWLDWALMLPFAIPAYVLAFVFVGLLDFAGPVQSLLREWFGTGLRLPRVRSTGGVILVLVLVFYPYVYLLARTAFLAQGKGLMEAARVLGQSPWQAFWRVALPMARPAIGAGVALALMETLADFGAVSVFNFDTFTTAIYKTWYGFFSLSSAAQLASLLLLVVMLVLYGERRARGANRASNERPRVKALYHLRGPKAWAATGWCGLVFACAFVIPVLQLLVWFWQRGRFDLDERYAGLILHTLYLGGMAALITVSVAMLLAFARRLAPTRAIRSGVSLANLGYALPGSVLAVSIMLAFSYLDRELVIPLSGSLGGAGKPLLLGSLAALLMAYLVRFVAVAYGPLENSLARIRPSLPEAARSLGVSGPRLFFKVYLPLLLPGTLSAALLVFVDVLKEMPATLLMRPFGWDTLAVRIFEMTSEGEWARASLPALTLVLVGLLPVIGLIRRSAHRNT; encoded by the coding sequence TTGGCCCACCCCGCCCAGCGTCGCTGGTACCCCATCGTCTTCGCCATCGCCGCGTTGGTGCTGCTGCCCCTCAGCGTCCTCCTGCTGTCGTGGCAGACCATCGACCAACAGATCTGGTCGCACCTGTGGGAAACCCAGATGCCACGCCTGCTGGGCAACACCCTGACGCTGGTGCTCGGTGTCGGCATCGGTGTGACCCTGTTGGGCGTAAGCCTCGCCTGGCTCACCAGCCTCTGTGAATTCCCCGGTCGGCGCTGGCTCGACTGGGCGTTGATGCTGCCCTTTGCGATCCCGGCCTATGTGCTGGCGTTCGTGTTCGTCGGCCTGCTGGACTTCGCCGGTCCCGTGCAAAGCCTGTTGCGCGAATGGTTCGGAACCGGCCTGCGTCTGCCGCGAGTACGCTCCACCGGTGGGGTGATTCTGGTGTTGGTGCTGGTGTTTTATCCCTACGTCTACCTGCTGGCGCGCACTGCGTTTCTCGCGCAGGGCAAGGGATTGATGGAAGCCGCGCGAGTGCTCGGCCAGTCGCCGTGGCAAGCATTCTGGCGCGTAGCGTTGCCGATGGCACGACCGGCCATCGGCGCTGGCGTGGCGCTGGCACTGATGGAAACGCTGGCGGATTTCGGCGCAGTGTCGGTGTTCAACTTCGACACGTTCACCACGGCGATCTACAAGACCTGGTATGGCTTCTTCAGCCTGTCGAGCGCCGCGCAACTGGCCAGCCTGTTGTTGCTGGTGGTGATGCTGGTGCTGTACGGCGAGCGGCGCGCCCGTGGCGCGAACCGGGCAAGTAATGAACGGCCACGGGTCAAAGCGCTGTATCACCTGCGCGGGCCCAAGGCCTGGGCGGCGACCGGCTGGTGCGGTCTGGTGTTCGCCTGTGCGTTTGTCATCCCAGTGCTGCAACTGCTGGTGTGGTTCTGGCAGCGCGGTCGTTTCGATCTGGATGAGCGTTATGCCGGGCTGATTCTGCACACCCTGTATCTGGGCGGCATGGCGGCGTTGATTACGGTCAGCGTGGCGATGTTGCTGGCGTTCGCCCGACGTCTGGCACCGACCCGGGCGATCCGTTCCGGCGTCAGTCTGGCCAATCTCGGCTACGCGTTGCCGGGCTCGGTGCTGGCGGTGTCGATCATGCTGGCATTCAGTTATCTGGATCGTGAGCTGGTGATTCCACTCTCCGGCTCGCTCGGCGGTGCGGGCAAACCGCTGCTGCTGGGCAGTCTGGCGGCGTTGCTGATGGCTTATCTGGTGCGGTTCGTGGCGGTGGCCTACGGGCCGCTGGAAAACAGCTTGGCGCGTATACGGCCCTCTTTGCCTGAAGCGGCACGTAGCCTGGGTGTCAGTGGGCCGCGACTGTTTTTCAAAGTGTATCTGCCGTTGCTGCTGCCCGGCACGCTCAGCGCCGCGCTGCTGGTGTTCGTCGATGTACTCAAGGAAATGCCCGCGACCCTGCTGATGCGCCCGTTTGGCTGGGACACGCTGGCCGTGCGGATCTTCGAAATGACCAGCGAAGGCGAATGGGCGAGGGCGTCGTTGCCGGCGCTGACCCTGGTTCTGGTCGGCCTGTTGCCGGTCATCGGCCTGATCCGGCGCTCGGCCCACAGAAACACTTAG
- a CDS encoding extracellular solute-binding protein: MLAPKRLLTALALTLIGSTAAQAADEVVVYSSRIDELIKPVFDAYTAKTGVKIKFITDKEAPLMQRIKAEGENATADLLLTVDAGNLWQAEQMGILQPFTSKTIDANIPLQYRSSTHAWTGLSLRARTIAYSTARVKPGELTTYEALADKNWEGRLCLRTAKKVYNQSLTATMIEVHGAEKTEKILKGWVNNLSTDVFSDDVAVLEAINAGQCDVGIVNTYYYGRLHKQKPDLPVKLFWPNQADRGVHVNLSGIGLTKHAPHPEAAKALVEWMTTPEAQKIFADVNQEFPANPAVKPSEEVAAWGQFVADTLPVEVAGKRQAEAIRMMDRAGWN, translated from the coding sequence ATGTTGGCACCCAAGCGTCTTCTGACCGCACTGGCCCTGACCCTGATTGGCAGCACCGCCGCCCAGGCCGCCGATGAGGTGGTGGTCTACTCGTCGCGTATCGATGAACTGATCAAGCCGGTGTTCGATGCCTACACCGCCAAGACCGGGGTGAAGATCAAGTTCATCACCGACAAGGAAGCGCCGCTGATGCAGCGGATCAAGGCCGAAGGCGAGAACGCCACCGCCGACCTGCTGCTGACCGTCGATGCCGGCAACCTCTGGCAGGCCGAGCAGATGGGCATTCTCCAGCCGTTCACCTCGAAAACCATCGACGCCAACATTCCCCTGCAATACCGCTCGTCCACCCACGCCTGGACAGGTCTGAGCCTGCGTGCGCGAACCATCGCCTATTCCACCGCACGGGTGAAACCGGGCGAGCTGACCACCTACGAAGCACTGGCCGACAAGAACTGGGAAGGCCGCCTGTGCCTGCGTACGGCGAAGAAGGTCTACAACCAGTCGCTGACCGCCACCATGATCGAAGTCCACGGTGCCGAGAAAACCGAGAAGATCCTCAAGGGCTGGGTCAACAACCTGTCCACCGACGTGTTCTCCGACGACGTTGCGGTGCTGGAAGCGATCAACGCCGGCCAGTGCGACGTCGGCATCGTCAACACCTACTACTACGGTCGCCTGCACAAGCAGAAACCGGATCTGCCGGTGAAACTGTTCTGGCCGAACCAGGCGGATCGCGGTGTGCACGTCAACCTGTCGGGCATCGGCCTGACCAAACATGCACCACACCCGGAAGCGGCCAAGGCTCTGGTCGAGTGGATGACCACGCCTGAGGCGCAGAAGATCTTCGCTGACGTGAACCAGGAGTTCCCGGCGAATCCGGCGGTGAAACCTTCGGAAGAAGTGGCGGCGTGGGGGCAGTTTGTGGCCGATACGTTGCCGGTTGAGGTGGCGGGCAAGCGTCAGGCTGAAGCGATCCGGATGATGGATCGGGCGGGTTGGAACTGA
- a CDS encoding 2-octaprenyl-3-methyl-6-methoxy-1,4-benzoquinol hydroxylase: protein MRADLLIVGAGMVGSALALALQNSGLEVLLLDGSPLSVKPFNGDAPFEPRVSALSAASQRILDRLGVWDGIVNRRSSPYTDMHVWDGSGTGQIHFSASSVHADVLGHIVENRVVQDALLDRLHDCDLGLLPNARLEQMRRSGDDWLLTLADGRTLRAPLVIAADGANSAVRRLTGVATREWDYLHHAIVTSVRSSKPHRMTAWQRFTDHGPLAFLPLERDGQQDWCSIVWSTTPSEAERLMALDEADFCRELERAFEGCLGDVISADPRLCVPLRQRHAKRYVAEGLALIGDAAHTIHPLAGQGVNLGFLDAAVLAEVLLQANERGERLADVKVLSRYERRRMPHNLALMAAMEGFERLFQADPLPLRWLRNTGLKIVEQMPEAKALFVREALGLTGDLPALAKA from the coding sequence ATGCGCGCAGATCTGCTGATTGTCGGAGCCGGAATGGTCGGCAGCGCCCTGGCGCTGGCGTTGCAGAACAGCGGGCTGGAAGTCCTGCTGCTCGACGGCAGCCCGTTGAGCGTCAAACCCTTCAATGGCGACGCGCCGTTCGAGCCGCGAGTCAGCGCGTTGTCGGCAGCCAGCCAGCGGATCCTCGATCGCCTCGGCGTGTGGGACGGCATCGTCAACCGACGCAGCAGCCCGTACACCGACATGCATGTCTGGGACGGCAGTGGCACCGGGCAGATTCACTTCTCAGCCAGCAGCGTGCACGCCGATGTACTCGGCCACATTGTCGAAAACCGCGTGGTGCAGGATGCCTTGCTCGACCGTTTGCACGATTGCGACCTGGGCCTGCTGCCCAATGCGCGGCTGGAGCAGATGCGCCGCTCCGGTGACGACTGGCTGCTGACCCTGGCCGACGGCCGCACCCTGCGCGCGCCGCTGGTGATCGCGGCGGACGGCGCCAACTCTGCCGTGCGCCGTCTGACCGGTGTCGCCACCCGCGAGTGGGATTATCTGCACCACGCTATCGTCACCAGCGTGCGCAGCAGCAAACCGCACCGCATGACGGCGTGGCAGCGTTTCACCGATCACGGACCGCTGGCGTTTCTGCCGCTGGAGCGTGATGGTCAGCAGGACTGGTGCTCGATCGTCTGGTCGACCACGCCGAGCGAAGCCGAACGGTTGATGGCGCTGGATGAAGCGGATTTCTGCCGTGAGCTGGAGCGCGCCTTCGAAGGTTGCCTCGGCGACGTCATCAGCGCCGACCCGCGTCTGTGCGTGCCGCTGCGACAGCGCCACGCCAAGCGCTACGTGGCCGAAGGCCTAGCGTTGATCGGCGATGCCGCGCACACCATCCACCCGTTGGCGGGGCAGGGCGTGAACCTCGGTTTCCTCGACGCCGCTGTACTGGCCGAAGTGCTGCTGCAAGCGAACGAGCGCGGCGAACGCCTGGCGGACGTGAAAGTGCTGAGCCGCTACGAGCGCCGGCGCATGCCGCATAACCTGGCGCTGATGGCCGCGATGGAAGGCTTCGAGCGCTTGTTCCAGGCCGATCCGCTGCCGCTGCGCTGGTTGCGCAACACCGGACTGAAAATCGTCGAGCAGATGCCCGAGGCCAAAGCGCTGTTTGTGCGTGAAGCGTTGGGGCTGACCGGGGACTTGCCGGCCCTCGCCAAGGCCTGA
- a CDS encoding DUF4442 domain-containing protein, with protein sequence MREWLIKQFGKARLMRWIMTFYPPYFGAGVRVKHISDDFRDIQVSMGLGWYNRNYVGTQFGGSLYSMVDPFFMLMLMENLGSRYIVWDKAADIDFIAPGKGPVFARFNIDDTLLDEIRRQTASGEKYLPQLQVDIHDGAGNLVARVGKTLYVRLKPQARQA encoded by the coding sequence ATGCGTGAGTGGCTGATCAAACAGTTTGGCAAGGCGCGACTGATGCGCTGGATCATGACGTTCTACCCTCCGTATTTCGGCGCCGGTGTCCGGGTGAAGCACATCAGCGATGACTTTCGTGACATCCAGGTCTCGATGGGCCTGGGCTGGTACAACCGCAATTACGTCGGCACCCAGTTTGGCGGCAGTCTGTATTCGATGGTCGACCCGTTCTTCATGTTGATGCTCATGGAAAACCTCGGCTCGCGGTACATCGTCTGGGACAAGGCTGCCGACATTGACTTCATTGCGCCGGGCAAAGGCCCGGTGTTCGCCCGGTTCAACATCGACGACACCCTGCTCGACGAGATCCGTCGGCAAACCGCCAGTGGCGAGAAATACCTGCCGCAGCTGCAGGTCGACATTCATGACGGCGCCGGCAACCTGGTGGCGCGGGTCGGTAAAACCCTTTACGTGCGGCTCAAGCCGCAAGCGAGACAGGCTTAA
- the ubiH gene encoding 2-octaprenyl-6-methoxyphenyl hydroxylase yields the protein MSRVNLAIIGGGLVGASLALALQAGAKARGWKIVLIEPFAPGDTWQPSYDARSSALSFGSRQIYQRLGVWQEISRRAEPIKQIHVSDRGRFSTARLSAMEEGVPALGYVVENAWLGQCLWQHLDKEVISWRCPAEVTHMEPLPDGYRLTLNDETTVECDLAVLADGGRSGLREQLGINVRKRPYNQSALIANITPSEAHNGMAFERFTDEGPMALLPLPENRCALVWTRLGMDAQRLADLSERDFLSELQGVFGYRLGTLKQVGARHLYPLSLVEAEEQVRSHLAVLGNAAHSLHPIAGQGFNLSLRDADALAAALLASDKPLGDFATLQAYRERQRLDQDLTVGFSDQVTRLFGSTQPLVSLGRNIGLLGLDLLPPAKRWFARQAMGLGTRPDA from the coding sequence ATGAGTCGGGTCAATCTGGCAATCATCGGTGGCGGTCTGGTCGGCGCCAGTCTGGCGTTGGCCTTGCAGGCCGGGGCCAAGGCCCGTGGCTGGAAGATCGTGCTGATCGAACCGTTCGCCCCCGGCGACACATGGCAGCCAAGTTACGACGCCCGTTCGTCGGCGCTGTCTTTCGGCTCGCGGCAGATCTATCAACGGCTGGGCGTGTGGCAGGAAATCTCCCGCCGCGCCGAGCCGATCAAGCAGATTCACGTGTCCGACCGTGGTCGTTTCTCCACCGCCCGACTGTCGGCGATGGAAGAGGGCGTCCCGGCGCTCGGTTACGTGGTGGAAAACGCCTGGCTCGGCCAGTGCCTGTGGCAGCACCTCGACAAAGAGGTGATCAGCTGGCGTTGTCCGGCAGAAGTCACCCACATGGAACCGTTGCCCGACGGCTATCGCCTGACCCTCAACGATGAAACCACGGTCGAGTGCGATCTGGCGGTGCTCGCCGATGGCGGTCGTTCCGGTCTGCGCGAGCAACTGGGCATCAACGTGCGCAAGCGCCCGTACAACCAGAGCGCGCTGATCGCCAACATCACGCCGAGCGAAGCGCACAACGGCATGGCGTTCGAGCGCTTCACCGACGAAGGCCCAATGGCGCTGCTGCCGCTGCCGGAAAACCGCTGCGCGCTGGTCTGGACCCGTCTGGGTATGGACGCGCAACGGCTGGCCGACCTGAGCGAACGTGATTTCCTCAGCGAGCTGCAAGGTGTGTTCGGCTACCGTCTCGGTACGTTGAAACAAGTTGGCGCGCGACATCTGTATCCGCTGTCGCTGGTGGAGGCCGAAGAGCAGGTGCGCTCGCATCTGGCCGTCCTCGGCAACGCCGCCCACAGCCTGCACCCGATTGCCGGGCAGGGTTTCAACCTGTCCCTGCGCGATGCCGATGCGTTGGCCGCCGCGCTGCTGGCCAGCGACAAACCGCTGGGGGATTTCGCCACGTTGCAGGCCTATCGCGAGCGCCAGCGCCTCGATCAGGACCTCACCGTCGGTTTCTCCGATCAGGTCACGCGCCTGTTCGGCAGCACCCAGCCATTGGTGTCGCTGGGCCGCAACATCGGCCTGCTCGGCCTCGATCTGCTGCCACCGGCCAAACGCTGGTTCGCCCGTCAGGCCATGGGGCTGGGGACGCGGCCGGATGCGTGA
- the pepP gene encoding Xaa-Pro aminopeptidase, whose translation MIHIPKAEYSRRRKALMAQMEPNSIAILPAAAVAIRNRDVEHVYRQDSDFQYLSGFPEPQAVIVLMPGREHGEYVLFCRERNAERELWDGLRAGQEGAIRDFGADDAFPITDIDDILPGLIEGRDRVYSAMGSNPEFDRHLMDWINVIRSKAHLGAQPPNEFVALDHLLHDMRLYKSAAEVKVMREAARISAQAHIRAMQASRAGLYEYSLEAELDYEFRKGGAKMPAYGSIVAAGRNSCILHYQQNDALLKDGDLVLIDAGCEIDCYASDITRTWPVNGKFSAEQKAIYELVLASQEAAFAEIAPNKHWNQAHEATVRVITTGLVKLGLLQGEVDELIASEAYKAFYMHRAGHWLGMDVHDVGEYKVGGEWRVLEVGMALTVEPGIYIAPDNQNVAKKWRGIGVRIEDDVVVTKSGCEILTHGVPKTVAEIEALMAQARTCAA comes from the coding sequence ATGATCCATATCCCGAAAGCGGAATACAGCCGTCGCCGCAAGGCGCTGATGGCGCAGATGGAACCCAACAGCATCGCCATCCTGCCCGCCGCTGCGGTTGCCATTCGCAACCGTGACGTCGAGCACGTCTACCGTCAGGACAGCGACTTCCAGTACCTGAGCGGTTTCCCCGAGCCACAGGCGGTCATCGTCTTGATGCCTGGTCGCGAACATGGCGAATACGTGCTGTTCTGCCGTGAACGCAATGCCGAACGGGAACTCTGGGATGGCCTGCGCGCCGGCCAGGAAGGCGCGATTCGCGATTTTGGCGCCGACGACGCCTTCCCCATCACTGACATCGACGACATCCTGCCGGGCCTGATCGAGGGCCGCGACCGGGTGTATTCGGCCATGGGCAGCAACCCGGAATTCGACCGCCACCTGATGGACTGGATCAACGTGATCCGCTCCAAGGCGCACCTCGGCGCCCAGCCGCCGAACGAATTCGTTGCCCTGGATCACCTGCTGCACGACATGCGCCTGTATAAATCGGCGGCAGAAGTGAAAGTGATGCGCGAAGCGGCGCGGATTTCCGCCCAGGCCCACATCCGGGCGATGCAGGCCAGCCGCGCCGGGCTGTACGAGTACAGCCTCGAAGCCGAACTCGATTACGAGTTCCGCAAGGGCGGGGCGAAGATGCCGGCCTATGGTTCGATCGTCGCCGCCGGGCGCAACAGTTGCATCCTGCATTACCAGCAGAATGACGCGTTGCTCAAGGACGGTGACCTGGTGCTGATCGACGCCGGTTGCGAAATCGACTGCTACGCCAGCGACATCACCCGCACCTGGCCGGTCAACGGCAAGTTTTCGGCCGAGCAGAAAGCGATCTACGAATTGGTGTTGGCCTCGCAGGAAGCGGCGTTCGCCGAAATCGCCCCGAACAAGCACTGGAACCAGGCGCACGAAGCGACGGTTCGGGTCATCACCACCGGGCTGGTGAAGCTGGGGCTGTTGCAAGGTGAGGTGGACGAGTTGATCGCGTCCGAGGCCTACAAGGCGTTTTACATGCACCGCGCCGGCCACTGGCTCGGGATGGATGTGCATGACGTCGGCGAATACAAGGTCGGCGGCGAATGGCGGGTGCTGGAAGTCGGCATGGCGCTGACCGTGGAGCCGGGCATCTACATCGCCCCGGACAATCAGAACGTAGCGAAGAAATGGCGCGGCATTGGCGTGCGCATCGAGGACGACGTGGTAGTGACCAAGAGCGGTTGTGAAATTTTGACCCACGGCGTGCCGAAAACCGTCGCCGAGATCGAAGCCCTGATGGCGCAAGCACGGACCTGCGCGGCATGA
- a CDS encoding YecA family protein codes for MPIQNSPYQGFATLLNSSGHSVSPAELHGLLLGRSCAGAGFNADEWLIDAAELLEGEPQDNVRAALIGLQEMVKSELTGDDVTVVLLLPNDDAPLAERAAALGEWCQGFLTGFGLNCRDSSMLSTEATEVLQDLAAISQVQDALEESEDGESDYMEVMEYLRVAPLLLFSETKKTDVPPAAKPSLH; via the coding sequence ATGCCCATTCAGAATTCCCCGTACCAAGGCTTTGCCACCCTGCTGAATTCCAGCGGTCACTCCGTTTCGCCTGCCGAACTGCACGGCCTGTTGCTGGGCCGCAGTTGCGCCGGCGCCGGCTTCAATGCAGACGAATGGCTGATCGATGCCGCCGAGCTGCTCGAAGGCGAGCCGCAGGACAACGTTCGTGCCGCGCTGATCGGTCTTCAGGAAATGGTCAAGAGCGAGCTCACCGGCGACGACGTCACCGTGGTTCTGCTGCTGCCGAACGATGACGCGCCACTGGCCGAGCGCGCTGCCGCGCTGGGTGAATGGTGCCAGGGCTTCCTCACCGGTTTCGGCCTGAACTGCCGCGACAGCAGCATGCTGAGCACCGAGGCCACCGAAGTGTTGCAGGATCTGGCGGCGATCTCCCAGGTGCAAGACGCCCTGGAAGAGTCCGAAGACGGCGAAAGCGACTACATGGAAGTCATGGAGTACCTGCGTGTAGCGCCGCTGCTGCTGTTCTCCGAAACCAAGAAAACCGACGTGCCGCCAGCCGCCAAGCCGTCGCTGCACTGA
- a CDS encoding TIGR02449 family protein, with product MEDTDLQALMARLELLITRVEQLKSQNALLQAQEKTWREERAHLIEKNEIARRKVESMISRLKALEQDS from the coding sequence ATGGAAGACACCGACCTGCAAGCGCTGATGGCCAGACTCGAACTGCTGATTACTCGGGTCGAGCAACTAAAGAGTCAAAACGCACTCTTACAAGCTCAGGAAAAGACCTGGCGCGAGGAACGCGCTCACCTCATTGAAAAAAACGAAATCGCCCGGCGTAAGGTCGAATCGATGATTTCGCGCCTCAAGGCCCTGGAGCAAGACTCATGA
- a CDS encoding cell division protein ZapA, with protein MSSSNSVTVQILDKEYSIICPQEERSNLVSAARYLDGKMREIRSSGKVIGADRIAVMAALNITHDLLHKEERPDIQASGSTREQVRDLLDRVDLALADDPDISKG; from the coding sequence ATGAGTTCAAGCAATAGCGTTACCGTGCAGATCCTCGACAAAGAATATTCGATCATCTGCCCGCAGGAAGAACGCAGCAATCTGGTCAGTGCCGCGCGTTACCTGGACGGCAAGATGCGCGAGATCCGCAGCAGCGGCAAAGTCATCGGCGCCGATCGCATCGCCGTGATGGCCGCGCTGAACATCACCCACGATCTCTTGCACAAAGAAGAGCGTCCGGACATCCAGGCCAGCGGCTCGACCCGTGAACAGGTGCGAGACTTGCTCGATCGTGTCGATCTGGCGCTGGCCGACGATCCGGACATCAGCAAGGGCTGA
- a CDS encoding 5-formyltetrahydrofolate cyclo-ligase has product MTEPALLPRPQLRRLLRKARRSLTPSQQRQAAEGLYKQLAQDPQFRRAKHISLYLPTDGEIDPRLLLRAAQRRGKKTYLPVLSAWPRTKMVFQQIRPGEKLRPNRFRILEPRVNVARQRKIWALDLVLLPLVGFDDVGGRLGMGGGFYDRSLAYLARRQNWRKPTLLGLAHECQKVERLAQASWDVPLQGTVTDKAWYFAG; this is encoded by the coding sequence ATGACCGAACCCGCGCTGCTGCCCCGCCCCCAACTGCGCCGCCTGCTGCGCAAGGCCCGCCGCTCCCTGACGCCGAGCCAGCAACGCCAGGCCGCCGAAGGTCTGTACAAACAGCTCGCGCAGGACCCGCAATTTCGCCGGGCCAAACACATTTCTCTGTACCTGCCCACCGACGGTGAAATCGACCCGCGCCTGTTGCTGCGCGCCGCCCAGCGTCGAGGCAAGAAAACCTATCTGCCGGTGCTGAGCGCCTGGCCGCGGACGAAAATGGTCTTTCAGCAGATTCGGCCCGGCGAAAAGCTGCGGCCCAATCGCTTCCGTATTCTTGAGCCCCGGGTCAATGTCGCCCGTCAGCGCAAGATCTGGGCACTGGATCTGGTGTTGTTGCCACTGGTGGGGTTTGACGATGTCGGCGGGCGCCTGGGGATGGGCGGCGGATTCTACGACCGCAGCCTGGCTTATCTGGCCCGACGCCAGAACTGGCGCAAGCCGACGCTGTTGGGCCTGGCCCATGAATGTCAGAAAGTCGAACGATTGGCGCAGGCCAGTTGGGATGTACCGTTGCAGGGAACGGTGACCGACAAGGCGTGGTATTTCGCAGGGTAG
- a CDS encoding EVE domain-containing protein, translating into MAYWLMKSEPDELSIKGLEKLGKARWDGVRNYQARNFLRAMTVGDEFFFYHSSCPEPGIAGIGKIIEAAYPDPTALEPESHYYDPKATPEKNAWSAIDVAHVETFARVLKLDYLKQQTALAEMPLVQKGSRLSVMPVTAEQWAAVIALR; encoded by the coding sequence ATGGCCTATTGGCTGATGAAATCCGAGCCCGACGAACTTTCGATCAAGGGTCTGGAAAAACTCGGCAAAGCGCGCTGGGACGGGGTGCGCAACTATCAGGCGCGCAATTTCCTGCGGGCCATGACGGTGGGGGATGAGTTCTTTTTCTATCACTCCAGCTGCCCGGAGCCGGGCATTGCCGGAATCGGCAAGATTATCGAGGCGGCCTACCCCGACCCGACGGCACTCGAGCCCGAGAGCCACTACTACGATCCGAAAGCCACGCCGGAGAAAAACGCCTGGAGTGCGATCGATGTCGCCCATGTCGAGACGTTTGCCCGGGTATTGAAGCTGGATTACCTGAAACAGCAGACCGCCCTGGCCGAAATGCCACTGGTGCAGAAGGGTTCGCGGCTGTCGGTGATGCCGGTGACGGCCGAGCAGTGGGCGGCGGTCATCGCGTTGCGCTAA
- a CDS encoding flagellar basal body-associated protein FliL: MKAWIMLLLALSLPVAALAEEAKEGEAPKVNYITLSPPFVGNYGLDGTPKLKVYKADVALRVTGDEATKLVKANEPLIRNQLVALFTQQTTDAMGSIEGKEKLRQEALKQTQQVMNDETGKPVVEDLLFNNLIIQ; the protein is encoded by the coding sequence GTGAAAGCGTGGATCATGTTGTTGCTGGCCCTGTCTCTGCCTGTGGCAGCGCTGGCCGAAGAAGCCAAAGAAGGCGAGGCGCCGAAGGTCAACTACATCACCTTGAGCCCGCCGTTCGTGGGCAACTACGGGCTGGACGGCACGCCGAAGCTCAAGGTCTACAAGGCCGACGTGGCGTTGCGGGTGACCGGTGACGAGGCGACCAAACTGGTCAAGGCCAACGAGCCGCTGATCCGCAATCAGTTGGTGGCGCTGTTCACCCAGCAGACCACCGATGCGATGGGCAGCATCGAAGGCAAGGAAAAACTGCGTCAGGAAGCCTTGAAGCAGACCCAGCAAGTGATGAATGACGAGACCGGCAAGCCGGTGGTCGAGGATCTGTTGTTCAACAACCTGATCATTCAATAA
- a CDS encoding NADPH:quinone oxidoreductase family protein: protein MKAVLCKAFGPAESLVLEDVASPVAKKNEILLDVHAAGVNFPDTLIIEGKYQFKPPFPFSPGGEASGVVSSVGEKVSHLKVGDRVMALTGWGSFAEQVAVPGYNVLPIPPSMDFNTAAAFSMTYGTSMHALKQRGNLQPGETLLVLGASGGVGLAAVEIGKAMGARVIAAASSAEKLAVAKAAGADELINYSETSLKDEIKRLTDGQGADVIYDPVGGDLFDQAIRAIAWNGRLLVVGFASGRIPELPVNLALLKGAAVLGVFWGSFAQRQPQDNAANFQQLFGWFAEGKLKPLVSQVYPLSEAAQAINDLGQRKAVGKVVVQVR from the coding sequence ATGAAAGCCGTGCTGTGCAAAGCCTTCGGCCCTGCCGAATCGCTGGTGCTGGAAGACGTCGCCAGTCCTGTCGCCAAGAAGAATGAAATCCTGCTGGACGTGCACGCCGCCGGGGTCAACTTCCCGGACACGCTGATCATCGAGGGCAAGTACCAGTTCAAGCCGCCCTTCCCGTTTTCCCCGGGTGGTGAAGCCTCCGGCGTGGTCAGTTCGGTAGGTGAGAAAGTCAGTCACTTGAAGGTCGGTGACCGGGTCATGGCCCTGACCGGTTGGGGCAGCTTCGCCGAGCAGGTCGCCGTGCCGGGCTATAACGTGTTGCCGATTCCGCCGTCGATGGACTTCAACACCGCCGCCGCGTTCAGCATGACCTACGGCACTTCGATGCACGCGCTCAAGCAACGCGGCAACCTGCAACCGGGTGAAACACTGCTGGTACTCGGCGCTTCCGGCGGCGTTGGCCTGGCTGCCGTGGAGATCGGCAAAGCCATGGGCGCCCGGGTGATCGCGGCCGCCAGCAGCGCCGAGAAGCTTGCCGTGGCCAAGGCCGCCGGTGCCGACGAATTGATCAACTACAGCGAAACCAGCCTCAAGGACGAAATCAAGCGCCTGACCGACGGCCAGGGCGCCGACGTGATCTACGACCCGGTCGGCGGCGACCTGTTCGACCAGGCCATCCGCGCCATCGCCTGGAATGGCCGCCTGCTGGTGGTCGGCTTCGCCAGCGGACGCATCCCCGAACTGCCGGTCAACCTTGCGTTACTCAAGGGCGCGGCCGTGCTCGGCGTGTTCTGGGGCTCCTTCGCCCAGCGCCAGCCACAGGATAACGCAGCGAACTTCCAGCAACTGTTCGGCTGGTTTGCCGAGGGTAAGTTGAAACCGCTGGTGTCGCAGGTGTATCCGCTGAGCGAGGCGGCGCAGGCGATCAATGATCTCGGGCAGCGCAAGGCTGTTGGCAAGGTTGTGGTGCAGGTGCGCTGA